Proteins found in one Arachis stenosperma cultivar V10309 chromosome 8, arast.V10309.gnm1.PFL2, whole genome shotgun sequence genomic segment:
- the LOC130946829 gene encoding zinc finger protein ENHYDROUS-like, with translation MTTEPPPMPLSGEEAATLSALDLETAPQPAAPPLKKKRNLPGMPDPDAEVIALSPKTLLATNRFVCEICNKGFQRDQNLQLHRRGHNLPWKLRQRATKEVRKRVYVCPEPSCVHHNPSRALGDLTGIKKHFCRKHGEKKLKCERCSKKYAVQSDWKAHMKTCGTREYRCGCGTLFSRRDSFVTHRAFCDALAEESAKAQTLSTDDKDGVGAGVTAASSSSPPQPPLTPSTSVVSPTLSIQSSEIPENATRLSPPTTCVAKAVTTSTVLATVLASSAGAAAPSTTSFPNVTAATSLSLSVPLYLSNNVNDPRHHYTACPQPSTTAALSATALLQKAAQMGAASSNTSLLRGLGLATSSTGYHPQDESGIDNPIMQWNMSSHVKQENPSLADHNLGLGLPCGDPGFADVMMGSPPMTRDLLGLGIGGNGGDNVSRGGLSALLTSFGGNFDSSGDAGGVRHQ, from the exons ATGACGACGGAGCCACCACCAATGCCACTTTCCGGCGAGGAAGCCGCCACCTTATCGGCTTTGGACTTAGAAACAGCACCTCAACCAGCCGCACCTCCCCTAAAAAAGAAGCGAAACCTCCCTGGAATGCCAG ATCCGGATGCTGAGGTGATTGCTTTGTCGCCAAAGACGCTGTTAGCGACGAACCGTTTCGTGTGCGAGATCTGCAACAAGGGGTTCCAGAGGGACCAGAATCTCCAGCTCCACCGGCGGGGACACAACCTCCCGTGGAAGCTCCGGCAGCGTGCCACCAAGGAGGTACGAAAGAGGGTGTACGTGTGCCCCGAACCTTCGTGTGTCCACCACAATCCTTCCAGGGCGCTCGGCGACCTCACCGGCATCAAGAAGCACTTCTGCAGAAAGCACGGCGAGAAGAAGCTCAAATGCGAACGTTGCTCAAAGAAATACGCCGTTCAGTCCGATTGGAAGGCACACATGAAGACCTGCGGAACCAGAGAGTACAGATGCGGTTGCGGAACCTTGTTCTCTag GAGGGATAGCTTTGTTACGCATAGAGCTTTTTGCGATGCGTTAGCTGAAGAGAGTGCTAAGGCTCAAACCCTAAGCACTGATGACAAGGACGGTGTTGGTGCTGGTGTGACCGCGGCTTCTTCTTCATCGCCGCCGCAGCCGCCGCTTACTCCGTCGACTTCGGTGGTGTCTCCGACTCTGTCAATTCAGAGCTCAG AAATTCCGGAAAATGCGACGAGGCTGTCACCGCCAACAACGTGTGTTGCGAAAGCTGTGACAACTAGCACTGTTCTTGCAACTGTGTTGGCATCCTCAGCCGGAGCAGCAGCACCATCAACCACCTCATTCCCCAACGTCACGGCAGCCACGTCACTCTCCCTCTCCGTGCCACTCTATCTCTCCAACAACGTTAACGACCCTCGCCATCACTACACTGCATGTCCACAGCCATCAACAACAGCTGCACTGTCTGCCACCGCATTGCTCCAGAAGGCAGCTCAAATGGGTGCAGCTTCTTCCAACACGTCGCTTCTTCGAGGTTTAGGCTTAGCCACGTCATCTACGGGATATCATCCTCAAGACGAGAGCGGCATTGACAACCCAATAATGCAATGGAACATGAGCAGCCATGTGAAGCAAGAGAATCCGAGTTTGGCAGATCATAACCTTGGGCTTGGACTTCCATGTGGGGATCCGGGTTTTGCAGATGTGATGATGGGGTCCCCTCCCATGACCCGGGATCTTCTTGGTCTTGGAATCGGTGGCAATGGCGGTGATAATGTTAGCAGGGGTGGTCTTTCTGCTTTATTAACCTCTTTTGGAGGGAACTTCGATTCATCTGGAGATGCAGGTGGAGTTCGCCACCAGTAG
- the LOC130944408 gene encoding uncharacterized protein LOC130944408 has protein sequence MLAYGVAADAVDDYVRIRESTTIECLKNLLKVSFRCSRMNTCENQIQITCPKAWKGMYISGYRGVATIVLEVVASSYLWIWHAFFGVSASNNDINVLHRSPVFDDILNDRALEVNYTINGNNYTMGYYLADGIYPKWVTFVKSISKPQGEKRKLFAQYQEGQRKDVEQAFRVLQARFAIVRGPARFWKKKKLANIMRACIILHNMIVEDERDTYAGNFAQGLEYDDVKNALSQPQLGEEDLAPYHQFLQRNAQLRNRQQHRQLKEDLIEHI, from the exons ATGTTAGCATATGGCGTAGCAGCTGATGCTGTTGATGATTATGTGCGGATACGCGAGAGCACTACAATTGAATGCTTGAAAAATTTGTTGAAGGTGTCATTTCGGTGTTCGAGGATGAATACTTGCGAAAACCAAATCCAAATAAC TTGTCCAAAGGCGTGGAAAGGTATGTACATAAGTGGTTATCGTGGGGTTGCAACCATAGTACTTGAGGTTGTAGCATCTTCATACCTTTGGATATGGCATGCGTTCTTTGGAGTTTCTGCTTCAAATAATGATATCAACGTGTTACACCGTTCTCCAGTGTTCGATGATATTCTAAATGACCGTGCTCTGGAGGTAAATTATACTATTAATGGTAACAATTATACTATGGGATACTATTTAGCAGACGGTATTTATCCTAAATGGGTCACATTTGTCAAATCAATCTCAAAGCCACAAGGGGAGAAACGCAAGTTATTTGCACAATACCAAGAAGGGCAAAGAAAAGATGTGGAGCAAGCATTCAGAGTGTTGCAAGCACGCTTTGCAATTGTACGTGGTCCAGCTCGcttttggaaaaagaaaaaacttgCCAACATAATGAGAGCTTGTATTATATTGCATAATATGATTGTTGAGGATGAAAGAGACACTTATGCAGGAAATTTTGCTCAAGGCTTAGAGTATGATGATGTCAAAAATGCCTTATCACAACCTCAGTTGGGAGAAGAAGATTTAGCACCATACCATCAATTTCTTCAAAGAAATGCCCAACTTCGAAATAGACAGCAGCATAGACAATTGAAAGAGGACTTAATTGAACACATATGA